A stretch of DNA from Halobacteriovorax sp. JY17:
AGGGTCTGTTTTAAATGCAATATGACCTTGCCCATGCTTTGTCTTAGGCATTTCTGTAAGGTCTTTATTCTCTTGGTTTAAATACCAATCAATTCTTTCTTTATCAGTGGCATTCTTGTTGAATATTTCAACTTGATTACCTGGTATCAAACCTGAAAAACTTAAAGTATAGGGAGATATTTTCAGCCCTTCTTGCAAGGAATAGGAGATCGGCTTCGTTTCTTTTATGGCCAAGATAAAATTCTTAAGATCAGAAAAACTAGAAATTAGATTAGACTTCTGTCTAAAGTCATTGATTAAAGAGTCGTAGAAGTTATTTTCAGTGATATCTTTTCTATGATAAATCTTAGTAATTATCTTTTTTACTTTCTCTTTTTCTTCGGAACTCACTAGTGGAGACTGATAACTATCACGAAGAATATTTGCCTTATAAGTCATGATATAAGCAAGAGTCTGACTAAGGTTTCTCTGGTTTGGAGAAATTACTTTCCAGTAAATAATTGGTCTTAGGAAGTCTGTGGGAATTATACTTGAGAGCTCATCCACTAAGGCCTTGGCTTCTTTCTTTTTTTCTCGGTCAAGCTTTTGAATAGACTTTTTAAATTCTCCTAAATCAGAATAAGAAGAGTCTCCATATACTATAGCATATGAATCTTTATAGTAGCTGCTGATCTCTATTCTTTCTTGTAAATTAAAGTTACTTCCTTGTGAATATAGGGAAAATTGAAGGATGAAAATAGAGAGTAGGTTCTTCATAGACTACCTACTGAGTTTTCGTCACTAACATATAGAAAGTTATCTAATTCTAATGATCGAATTAATTTCTCTGCAATATTTTCTCGAAAAATATTTTTTATGAGAAAACTCTCTCTTAGTTTATCAATTGATGCGGGAACACGACCATTTAATTGAACGTAAATCAAAGAGTCTTTAGTAAACTTCTTTTCTTCAAAGGAGTAGACCAACTTTTCGACTTTGATTTTAGTTTTTAGTTTTATTGTTGAAGCTGTATATCTTCCATGTAGAAAGAAGTCTCCAGTAGTTATAGAGGCATTATTAATTTGGCTAAAGTTAGACTTTAACCATTTCCCCTCTTTCTTTATTGATGGAACAAGCTTTCCAAAGAATATTTCAAGTCTATCTCTTTTCGACTTCTTTGAGCTAAGTAATATATCTTTATATAGATCAACAGTAATAAAGTTATGGTTACTTTTTTTGAGGGATACGAGATGAAGCATTTTTACTTTTAGGTTATTGGAGCTAATTTCAAGGTCTGGCTCAGTAAGGTCATCTGCGCGAAAGTATCTTCTGAAGCGAACTTGAGCGATTGGTTCCTCTTTCTTGATTTTTTTAAGATCTATTAGGACACTTATTGTTCCTCCGCTATATTGATAACGTTTCTGAGATGAGGACATTTTCGAATTAAAGACAGACTCTGTAATCGTTGGATTTGATTTCTCTAATTCTTCCTTAAGAGTTAAATGATTTATATTAACGAGCTGATTAGTAGATTGTTCATTTTTAAAGCTTAAGCTTTGTTCAAATTGAGGTTGAAAGTGAATATCAACTTGAAATTTTCCTTCTTTCATACCACTTTCTTTCAAGAGCTTTATAAACCTCTCGGTTGATGAGGAGAGAATATTTTCTTGAAATAATTCTACAATAGGCTTTCCCTTAGTTTTATTTTCTTCAAGCGTTACTTGAATCGCTTCTTGGAATGCCTTCACTGTTAAGATATTAGAATTAGTTGTAGTGCCACTACTCCATACTTCAGAGGATATTTTATAGTTTAGGTATTTATTAAAGGCATTACCGTAGAAGTAGTCCTTATAGGCATCATACTCAAGACTTCCGATTGAGCTTGCAATGGATCTATCCTGTTGTACAGATTGAATTTGATTGGCCCAATATTGATAATAAGGCCCATAGAAATTAGATAGTGAATAAGTCGCCACTAGTAAAATAAAAATGGAGAACGGTATCCAAATAAGAATGTGTTTGTAACGTCGTGAATATTTCAATTACTTCCCTCAAATCCTATTTTTTATCGGTATTTTGAGAGATTTTGTTTAGCTCAATTTAAACTTAAGCAAGTCATTTCAAATGCTTATGTGTTTGACCAAAATTGTACATACTCATCTTCATAGCTTAGCTTGCTTAAGTCCTTAACCCTATCAATATAGAGTTTTCCAAAAAGGTGGTCCAGCTCATGTTGAAAAACTGTCGCTAAGAAGTCTTCTAAGACAATTTCTGACTTTTTAGCGTCTTGGTTGTAGTAAGTAACTTTGACTTTCCTAGGCCTTTGGACAAAACCTCTGAGCCCTGGAACAGACAAGCACCCCTCCCAGAAACCTTGAAGTTCTTGATCGAGAACTTCAATTATAGGGTTCACTATAATAAATAATTCGCTCTCTGCTGCATTTGGATATCTCTCTGAATCTCCAGGGATTTTTATAATCGCTACTTGGCTAGAAATACCAATCTGTGGTGCGGCTATACCTATGCCACCATTTTCGTTCATTGTATCAACGAGGTCATCAATAAGAGAGCTAAAAGCTTCAGAACCAATAGCTGAAATATCATACTCTTGAGCGACTTCTCTAAGTACTGGGTTTCCCATTCTAGTTAATTCTTTTATCGCCATAATCACTCCTGTAAATCCATGATAGAATAAATTTGAAAAAGTCGCTAGAATTAATACTTATCTGTACGAATCAATAAGGATTTCTTGTTTGCAACAAAGTAAAAGTAACTACATGACACCTTCTTGCTTCAAGAAGCTTTCAGATGAAATGGAAAGACTTATAAAAGTTGAAAGACCAGAGACCACAAGAACGATTGCTTGGGCCGCAGGGAATGGAGATCGTTCTGAAAATGCTGATTATATTTATGGTAAGAAGAGACTTAGAGAAATTGATCGAAGACTCAGGTTTTTAAAGAAGAGACTTGAAGATTCGGTTGTTATAAATCCTCTAGATATGAATTCTGAAAAGATTCAATTCTCAGCAACGGTTACAGTTGAAAATGAAGAGGGAGAGGAAAGGATTTATACAATAGTTGGAATTGATGAAATAGATATTTCAAAGGGATGGGTGAGTTGGAAGTCACCAATTGGAAGGACTCTTCTTGGAAAAAGTGTTGGAGACTCAGTTACGATTACAGCTCCTAGAAATACGTTTGAATTAGAAATTATAAAAGTCGAATATAAGGAAATATTATGAATATACAATGTGAAGTTTCTCTTGGTGAATTAGTAGATAAAATCTCTATTTTAAAAATTAAAATGGAGAAAATAAAAGATACTAGTAAAACAGATTTAGTATTGTCTGAATATAAGGCTTTAAATAAAACTCTTGAGGAATTACGTCTAAGTGGAATTGAGAATTACTTATCTAAGCTTCAAAAGATTAATACGGAGTTATGGGAAATAGAGGACGATATTCGTGAATGTGAGAAGAGAAGTGACTTCTCTTCTCAATTCATAAGCTTGGCCCGTTCAGTTTATATAACTAATGATCAGCGCTTTGCAGTAAAGAATGAAGTGAATAATAAGTACGGATCTTCTATGAAAGAAGTAAAATCTTATGAAGAATACTAGTTTTCTTTTATTATCTCTTCAACATTCTCATTGATCTATGGTACATTTTTTAAAAAATATTTTAGAGGAGTCCTTGATGGCAAAGCTATCAATTGAAGATAAGTATAAACTTTACGAATCTTCAGTTCAAAACCATGAAACAGATATTGAATTTATCAATAAAGAGTATCGTAAGTATTTTAAGAAGAAACCCTTCACACTAAGAGAAGATTTTGGTGGTACAGCTGCTATGGCCTGTGATTGGGTGAAGCAATCTTCAGAGCATAAGGCCTGGGGGGTTGATTTAGACTCTGAGCCAATTAAATACGGTAGAGAGAATCATTATTCAAGATTAAGCGAAGCTGAAAAATCAAGAATGAGTTATATTGAAGGAAATGTTTTAGACAGCAGAGAATTCAAGTCAGATATTGTTGTTGCATTTAATTTCTCTTATTTTATTTTTAAAGAAAGAGCAGTCCTTCTTAATTACTTTAAAAAAGTCAGAGAGGGACTAAATGATAATGGAGCATTCTTTATTGATCTATTTGGTGGAACAGATGCTTGCCAAGAAATGGTAGAGGAAACGGACCATGATGATCATACATATTTCTGGGATTGCGATAAATTTAATCCAATAACTTCAGAGGTCTTGTACTACATTCATTTTAAGTATCAAGGTAAGAAGCATGAAAAAGTTTTTACATATGATTGGAGAATGTGGGGGCTAACAGAGCTTCAGGATATTATGAAAGAAGCAGGATTCTCAAGTGTCATTCCATACTGGGAAGGCGAGGATGGCGACGGTGGAGGTGATGGAAACTTCTATCCGGCCAAGGTCGAAGAGAATTGTGAATCTTGGGTCACTTATATTTGTGCTTTAAAATAAAAAAACCGGCTTAGGCCGGTTTTTTAGTTTTCGTATCCACCATCAATAATATCGATATCTAAATCATAGTCATAATCAGGTTCAACATCATTAAGTGGTGTATATTTCTTAATTATATGGTTCTTTATATTATTAAGAGTGAACATAGTCTCTCTCGTTTGGCAGAAATCAAAAGTGGAGTTCCCAAGTAGCACTTCATCAATAACTTGCTCTTTTGATAGTTGAGTATAGTCATTGAGGCCTTCATTTACATCGTCAATGAATTCTTCTAGCGTATCCCCGAGACCAACTTTAGATTCAATAATTAACCTTTGAGCGTAAGCTCTGCCTTTGAACTTCTTGAAGTTTGAAATAGTTGCTTTAATAAAGTAAGTCCCTTCATAAGTGAAGGCAGCACCATAGAGAATTCCAGCAGTACTTAGTTCTATATTTAAGGAGAGAGTTCCTCCGAGAGTCGCACCTGTAGAAGAAATTGCACCTGTTGAGAAGTACACTCCTGTTCTAATTGGAGTGATTACCGGCTCTGTAAGGGCGACTAATTTAAATTTGTCGTATTCTCTTTCACAGTCTGCAAGAGATGAGAGTGAGAGAATCATAGTGAGAGAAAGTAGGATTAACTTATTCATCTGTAGTATCCTCTTTTGGAGAAAATTCTAGGAAAGTATGCTTCTTATATTTTTTTGAAAACTTTTCGACTAATTTATCTTCCACACCTTCGTGGACAATAAGTATTTTACTTGGAGAGTCTTTAATTAGTATTGATAGGGTAGACTCTACTGCTAAGAGAGTTGATTGATCTGCTGCCTTATTAATTAAGGCAATATTTAAAATATTATTAAAACTTTGTGTTTGATAGAGACCTACGAGGTTCGATTCTTTTTTCTCAAGAATTCCGCTTGTGAGATAGTTGAATTCTTGGAAGTATCTACTTGAATTTTGAAACTCTTTTTCACTGATCCAAAGAATGGAATTAATAGAATTATCAATTGTGTTTAATAATTCCTTATCCATCTTATTTTCCTATTGAGTCTAGAGTTCCATTTATAAAAGAATAAGAATCTGCAGTTCCGTACTTCTTGGCCAAGTTAACCATTTCGTCTATAACGACTGGCTTAGGTGTCGCCTTAACATAGAGGATCTCATATGCACCAAGCATTAAGAGAGCGTAATCAATTTTTTCTAATTGATGAATCTTTCTCTTATGAAGGTGCTTACTAATTTCTGACTCTAGAGTTGATTTACTTGTAAAAACACCACCAGAAAGAGAGAGCGCAAAGTTTTGCGAACCAGAAGGTAGTTGGTTATTTGGATGCTCTTCATCTGGTTCAACACAAGACTTGATAAATTCTTCGATGAACCTTTCATATTCAGCTTTTGGATTCTTGGTTAGAACGAGATCTAGAAGATTTTCGTTTGAGCATAGTACTTTATAAACTAGTTTAAATGAAAATTCTCTGGCAATTGTCTTATTGCTGAAGTTGCTCACGTTCTACTCCTTTTGAAGCTGTAAGGTTTTTAAGTAAAGAAGAAACAAATCCTTCAATATCTTTATAATCCCAATAGAACGAAGCAAATCTTGTATATGCAACTGGGTCAAGATGAAGTAGTTCTTTCATTGTTAATTCACCGACAACATTGGAAGGAACTTCCTTTGGATAATGTTCGAGCATATGCCTTTCAATTTTTTCCATTAGCTTTTCAAGGTCTTCTGTTGAAACGGGTCTTTTTTGAGAAGCTTTTTTGAGACCACTTAGAATCTTGTCTCGGTTATAGCTTTCACGTCTACCATCATGTTTGAGCACGGCTGGCATTTGAATTTGAATTTTCTCGTAGGTCGTAAATCTATTATCACAACCTTCACATTTTCTTCTTCTGCGCACACTTAAACCCTCTGGCATTAAGCGAGAGTCTACAACTTTTGTGTCGGTAACGTGGCAAATTGGGCAATGCATAGTAATTCCTAATAATTTAAAAGGTTTTTTACGTTATATGAGGCTTCATTGGCAAGGCATTATTTAAAATGTCTGAAAAATATACATATAATTTCAATCGCTTATGAGTTTCTTCTTTTAATAAAGAGACTCCATTCTTTTCTTAATATTTTCAGTGAATTACCCGTTAGGGAGTTGTTAAGGGAGAAATTCATGAGAAAGTGGTTCATTGTATTTTGTGTGGTTACAATTCCTGTAGCGTCTTTTCTGATTTACCTACACCCGTTGTGGTCACTGTGGTTGATTATTCTCCTACCGTCATGGTTGGTTGGGATTTATGATCTTACACAAACTAAGCATACTATTAAGAAGAATTATCCTTTATTTGGAAGGTTGCGCTATGTAATGGAGGAGCTTCGTCCAAAAATCTATCAGTACTTTGTAGAAAGCGACACCGATGGAACTCCTATAAATCGAATTAACAGAAGTGTTGTCTATCAAAGAGCAAAACGTGTTCTAAGAACAAAGCCTTTTGGAACACAAGTGAATGTTTACGAACCAGGTTATGAGTGGATTAATCATTCGATGTATCCTCTAAGTGAGCATGAAGTTCCTTTAGAGAATCTAAGGGTTGAAATAGGCTCTAAGCATTGCTCAAAGAAGTACAATGCAAGTATTTTAAATATATCTGCTATGAGCTATGGCTCTCTAAGTGGCAATGCTGTTGAGGCCTTAAATAAAGGGGCAAGTCTTGGTGGATTTGCTCAAAATACTGGCGAGGGAAGTATCAGTGATTTTCACTTAAAACATGAAGGTCATATTATTTGGCAGATAGGAACGGGATACTTTGGAGCGAGAGATCACGATGGAAATTTTTCTGAAGAAAAGTATATTGAGAATGCAACAAGAGAGTCTGTGAAGATGATTGAGATAAAACTCTCTCAGGGGGCGAAGCCTGGTCACGGGGGAATTCTTCCTGCAAAGAAGAATACACCAGAGATTGCGAGAATTCGTGGAGTAAAACCGTTTGTGGCAGTAATATCACCTCCAGGGCACACTGAATTTCATAATAGTGATGGGTTAATTGACTTTATTCAAAAGTTACGTGATCTGAGTGGAGGAAAGCCTATAGGCATAAAGCTTTGCTTTGGTAAATTACATGAGTTCGAAGAGCTTTGTATAAGAATGAAAGAGAGGGATAATTATCCTGACTATATTGTTATCGATGGCGGAGAAGGTGGAACAGGTGCCGCTCCTCTAGAATTTTCAGATAGTCTTGGAACGCCAATGACGGAGGGACTTGTCCTTGCTTGTGATACGTTAAAGAAGTATGGACTTAGAGATCAGATTAAAGTTCTTGTGTCTGGAAAAATCATTACAGGCTTTCATATGGTAAGAGCAATTTCATTGGGTGCAGATGCTTGTTACTCAGCAAGGGCAATGATGTTGGCCCTCG
This window harbors:
- the def gene encoding peptide deformylase — its product is MAIKELTRMGNPVLREVAQEYDISAIGSEAFSSLIDDLVDTMNENGGIGIAAPQIGISSQVAIIKIPGDSERYPNAAESELFIIVNPIIEVLDQELQGFWEGCLSVPGLRGFVQRPRKVKVTYYNQDAKKSEIVLEDFLATVFQHELDHLFGKLYIDRVKDLSKLSYEDEYVQFWSNT
- the greB gene encoding transcription elongation factor GreB; this translates as MQQSKSNYMTPSCFKKLSDEMERLIKVERPETTRTIAWAAGNGDRSENADYIYGKKRLREIDRRLRFLKKRLEDSVVINPLDMNSEKIQFSATVTVENEEGEERIYTIVGIDEIDISKGWVSWKSPIGRTLLGKSVGDSVTITAPRNTFELEIIKVEYKEIL
- a CDS encoding DUF6165 family protein, giving the protein MNIQCEVSLGELVDKISILKIKMEKIKDTSKTDLVLSEYKALNKTLEELRLSGIENYLSKLQKINTELWEIEDDIRECEKRSDFSSQFISLARSVYITNDQRFAVKNEVNNKYGSSMKEVKSYEEY
- a CDS encoding class I SAM-dependent methyltransferase, translating into MAKLSIEDKYKLYESSVQNHETDIEFINKEYRKYFKKKPFTLREDFGGTAAMACDWVKQSSEHKAWGVDLDSEPIKYGRENHYSRLSEAEKSRMSYIEGNVLDSREFKSDIVVAFNFSYFIFKERAVLLNYFKKVREGLNDNGAFFIDLFGGTDACQEMVEETDHDDHTYFWDCDKFNPITSEVLYYIHFKYQGKKHEKVFTYDWRMWGLTELQDIMKEAGFSSVIPYWEGEDGDGGGDGNFYPAKVEENCESWVTYICALK
- the nusB gene encoding transcription antitermination factor NusB, encoding MSNFSNKTIAREFSFKLVYKVLCSNENLLDLVLTKNPKAEYERFIEEFIKSCVEPDEEHPNNQLPSGSQNFALSLSGGVFTSKSTLESEISKHLHKRKIHQLEKIDYALLMLGAYEILYVKATPKPVVIDEMVNLAKKYGTADSYSFINGTLDSIGK
- the nrdR gene encoding transcriptional regulator NrdR, with amino-acid sequence MHCPICHVTDTKVVDSRLMPEGLSVRRRRKCEGCDNRFTTYEKIQIQMPAVLKHDGRRESYNRDKILSGLKKASQKRPVSTEDLEKLMEKIERHMLEHYPKEVPSNVVGELTMKELLHLDPVAYTRFASFYWDYKDIEGFVSSLLKNLTASKGVEREQLQQ
- a CDS encoding FMN-binding glutamate synthase family protein; the encoded protein is MRKWFIVFCVVTIPVASFLIYLHPLWSLWLIILLPSWLVGIYDLTQTKHTIKKNYPLFGRLRYVMEELRPKIYQYFVESDTDGTPINRINRSVVYQRAKRVLRTKPFGTQVNVYEPGYEWINHSMYPLSEHEVPLENLRVEIGSKHCSKKYNASILNISAMSYGSLSGNAVEALNKGASLGGFAQNTGEGSISDFHLKHEGHIIWQIGTGYFGARDHDGNFSEEKYIENATRESVKMIEIKLSQGAKPGHGGILPAKKNTPEIARIRGVKPFVAVISPPGHTEFHNSDGLIDFIQKLRDLSGGKPIGIKLCFGKLHEFEELCIRMKERDNYPDYIVIDGGEGGTGAAPLEFSDSLGTPMTEGLVLACDTLKKYGLRDQIKVLVSGKIITGFHMVRAISLGADACYSARAMMLALGCIQALICNTNKCPAGIATQDKSLSWGLDVENKGVRINNFHQETINSVREILGSAGVDHPNKLKRSDIFRRISPTKVKNLGEIYPFDIK